The sequence aaccaGAGAGGCTCTTAGCATGTTAAAGTGGAACTCTGGGTGGTtgcaaataacaataaaattaaaagatttcTTTCAGGTAATACAGAAAATCAGTTTATTGCCCTCAAAAGGAAAAACAACCATTCAAATCAAATGCTTTATCTCCACTCACCCCTTCTCTAGCTCTTTCAAGTCCCATGTCAGGTGGGCAGCAACTTTGAGTGCCATTAGCTTCAGTGTGCGGTTCCTGCGGTTGTCCGCGGGTGGCTGAACCTGGTTCTGCTCATTCACAGACGGTTTGGAGGCTTGCTCAAGAAACTGAACGATGAGCTGAACGGGAGACGGATCTGTGGAAACCATATAAAACTTAACTCTGAAGCTCATCTCAGGAAACTAAGGAAAAGCATTTGTGGCTGGTTTTAATTCTGTGACCTGACAGGTTTCCCATTGAAACAGCACATTCAGTGAGGTGGAACGACAGGAATTGATCTTATCCATGCAGAGATCATGATGACatgtaacttaaaataatatacagcACACATATTACTAGGACAGACCTCTGGCTTAGAAAATTTCACATTCACTATGGTAAATTCATGATAATATCCAATCTCCTTCACACAATGTTAgaggatttgtttgtttttctgacatTGTGTCCTGTCGTGGTTTCATAAACTGAACCGATAATATTCTATAGCTCTCATAATAACACAAAAACACGGTTTTGTGCCATTGTTTTGGCAATGCATCTGTCAATCGAACTACAATAGAAATCATGACACGGCTTGGTGGTGAATCTAGTTCAGGCATAAGATGCAAACCTGGACGAGGGCCCTGCAGGTGCTGCTCCAGTAAGGATGGATCAAGCAGAAACTCAAACCAGGAGGCCTGTGGGGGGGTACAGGGCCGACTGCCGCTCACCGCCTCCCGGTCTGCCGCCTCAGCACTCATACTGACCTGCAGACAAACAGCAGCGCACAGCATTCAGTGCACAAAGCATAGCTTTTTCATATGCTTTATTTGAACCATCAGTTTACACTATGgtacaacaaaataattaaaaacagcaatggagagaaagaaaacatgaaCAACCAATACCATAGCTGAAAACAGaaacatgataaataaataaaggaaaaagaaagaatagGACATTATACAGAACAATccaaattaaacatgaaatacagTAGAAAATTGTACATGTTCTGAGAGCTTTCtcttaaaatgaaactaaaattgtaagcatataatttttttctctggttaaaaaaactaaactgttcaaaaatttacatttgtgaataCAGAATCTACATAAGAACAGAATTAGGTTTATTACAAACCAGGCATTTGGGATCTGCTTCAAAAACAACATATATAGTAAATTTGGAATTCATAGAAAATCTAACtaacaaatctttaaaaaaactaacataTTTCCAGAGCTCAGAAGAATAACTGCATACAAGAAGAGTCTCAGTGTCCTTCTGACAAAAGGAGAATGTTCTATCTAAATCAGATCCACATTTTTTTGTCTCCAGAAAATGTTTGACAGGGTAAATGTTATGAAGTATAAAGCGTCTTAGTTCTGCCTCAAATTACAGCGAACTGACGTCATGAACAGTGCTTTtactgaatgtatatatatatatatatatatatatatatataatgcccaAAGATGCTCTCTAGGCAACTCAGTCCATGTCTGTGATGTACTGGTTCAACGTTGTTTAGCTTTTAATTGCAATCATATCATTTAATTACGTTTTAGTTACCGATGGATTATTGACGATATTACTATCATTACTATTGGTTTCAGTAATGTTCAGAACAAATAATAACAGGCTCGTGAAAACTATTTAGATGTAACTCAGTGCTAGTCTTTGATCATTCTAGTCTCCTTTCCTGCATTATCACTCACCTTCTTTGAAATTCTGAATTAATAATACGATTTATATCACAAACTGTTTGTATTAACGCAAAAGCTAGTGGTTCTAAGACGCCATAGTAATGTGTTTCTTCATTGTAGGATCTGTGAGAGACTGCGCGAAACAGCGCCGCTTACTGTACCGGCGCTTAACGAATACACGAATAATGTCAAAATTGCacatatcaaaacacacaaaagttatatttatattataagtatattattgtattataagtTATATTATACGtgttcgtttttatttttttgatgtaattttgtaattataatgttttattttattagttactTCAGTTCTgtaaataataactattatttttttcagtgcaggAACTGCAGTAGTGGGAGCAGGACCACGAACATTATCCCTTGCGTCCAAAGTGCCTACTATCCATCagaataagtgtgtcccaaagcataGTATGTTAAAAAATAGTACGCAAAAACTCCCCGAATAGTCTACTATTTCAGgactattttgtcttttttgtttgtttgttttttgaagtgTGGATATTGCCCACAATCCGTTGTGCTTTGGTGTATTTTACTATCTATGTGTAGGATTCGCTTCAGAACTACAAACACGAACAAAAAGCGTTaaacaaaactacaaacatggGGGATGTAAAGGTTAGATAAAGGCGTTCGAGTtactaataatcaacatttaaactggttaaaaaaatgtatttaatgttatctgtgttttTATCTGCAACAACAATATTAACGTTTATAAACatcattatgcaaaaaaaaaaaaaaggcatatagaACTAATGTTACGGCTGGCAGATCAACCTGCTACTTCTCTCCCTAATACGGTAGGATTAATTTAAATGAGATGTGGTGGATGTTAACTGTGTCAGAatgattgacaggccagtttGAAGTGTCAGGGTGCGTGTAACTGTCCCTAAGGTTTGCTTACTCTTCTACTACCAACTCAAAAGTGTgtacatttcttttactgtctatgcattTTCTTCACCAAAGGAATAGCCTGGGGGGCAGCATTTTTTTTCAACGGCTACGGCTTTTGGTTTAGACAAGCATCACgtgacctaattaatattcagcGTGAGGTAATTATGCCTAAACTGCTGGAGGCAGGTGTAATGAATGAAGTTCCTTCTGATCTGATTTTTGCTGCCTTACTCTTCTTTCTCCGATCCATCCTTTGCTAAGTTTTATTAGGCATACATGGCTTGGCAGGGTGTGAAAACAGTAATTCTTGTTTTATGTTGCATTAATTTAGCTCTGTCTCTGGGTTCAGAGCCGGTCTCTACTTTAGATCCTTTTGCAAGCATAGATGATGAATATTCTGGTGTTGAAGCTGATTACTCAGAAGTGGCAACTCAAGGCAGTGTACAGGTGATGAAATCAAAGCTGGCGGTCTACTGTAACAATGATACTATGAAAATGATTTTGCTAGATGGTTCGTCCAGTCAAGTTCACATTTTGGGTAAGTGTTAGTATAGCAGTTTATGTGTTCATGCATGTGCATTGAATTAACATTTCCACTTCTTCcatcaaaatgtttataaatattttcaggTGTTTCAGTAATTGAATCTGTGTATGGGGCTCCAGTGTCCTGTGGATACTCGCTGACACAAGGCCGTGGCCATAATATTTTGGTTGTTGACTATGCTGGCTGTCCTGTCATCTCGGAGGTATTAATGAAGTTATAGAAACATTACTGCTCTTAAATTTCACATCAAGTCAGTTactaaagaaatatttatttattcacccttatgtttACCAAACCTGTACAGAAAGTCAATACAGTAAAAGTCAGTGTTGTTTGAACCCTACTGACCATCAAAatctgttccacagaagaaaggtacgctctaaaaaataaatgtgcttcaaAAAGGTTCTTTACAGCAATGTCATGGTTCTTTagaagaaccatctctttcttacctttttagaatctgaagaaccttcttaaACTATAAAAAAGAAGCTTTTGTGAAACAGAGAGTTTCTTCAGATTTTGAAGGTTCTTAATGGAACTATGTAGACAAAAAGGTTATTCTATGGAATTGTGAAGATCTTTATTTTAAAGCGTGTATGTTTACAGGTTTAGAATGGCAAAAGGGTGActtaatgttgaatttttgatTTTGTGGTTAATCTGTTTATATACACATGGTCCTATTGCACTGTGGATTTTTAAACTACTATTTTACACCTAATGCATGTTATTCCAAAAGCAAAATCTTTAAAACCTAAACCTCTCTACAACAGGCTCTGTCAAACAAAAGGGATGCacagcatattttaattttattaattttttttattaaccattgTTCTGTCTTTAGGATGGCCATTACACTCTGCGGATCCACTATCAAGGTGAAGACGGACAGTTGGATGTCGCTACGGTCTCTTGTGATGCAAAACAAAGTCTCACTCCTTCCCTAAAACATCGGAGTGTACAGTCAGAACAGATTCCAGTTTGTGCAAGAGTCCCCCCAACACAACCCTACGAGTCCTCACCTCCCCTTTCCCCATCATATCCACTGCTGCTGAACAGCAAACCAAGAGGTGAGCATCAAACTCTCGTGTACAGCTCAACTATTGCTCCAAAGTTTTCAACCTGATTGGTGTGGGGTTACTTCTATTAATTCTGTGTGAATCATAAGAAAACATatgatttgtttgaatgcatattgTGCAGTAGTGTACAAATGAGTTACACGGCTACAAATTGCCATGATGTGTAGGGTCTTTCTCAAACTAACTCTGTTTTTTTTCAtgggtttttttatttccagGCTGCAGCATCTCTGACAATCAGAGAGTGTCGTGTGGCTCCTCGGGTATAACACAAGATGAGTGTCTGGCCACAGGATGCTGTTTTGATGAGAGGTCCTCAGTCTGCTACTATCCCATGGATGGTATGTTATGTTCTTCACCTCTGAAACTGTGAAGAAGCCTAAGTATATTAAGGCCAGTCAGGTCACCGTGTTATCATAAGGGTCTCAAACCCTGCAGTTTTTAGGCCGGTCCACTTAAAAACATTCTTATGGGtgtgaaatatttgcataattttgGGGGATTTGTACTTTATTCAAGTATGGTACTTGTATTTTTAGTTGATTAGATTTCTGAAGAATAAAACAGCACCTGTTACtccttaaatgtattaatttcattttgaaaagtacttgcatgcattaaatttatcagtGAGGTAAATATGCTAATTACATTGCCAATTCAGTTTTATCAAATCAATACAAGATATCAAGTTCTCAAAGGTGAATCTTAGAGGAAGATGCATACCTGACTTTTAGAAAAATTTATAGTGGACACCCTTCATACCATGGGCTCATTCATGGCTGCAGAATTGCCCCAacccttttgctgcaatccttaAATAcacaaccaagagaaaacatcccCCATATGAAGACCTGTACAAACGATTGTAATTTGCATTAAGCCAGGTCCCAGACCTGGGTGTTTTATAACTCCATTGGAACAGGAGCTAATTTGCATGAAAGACCCTGGGAGAGGGCACACCCATTACAGGAAGCAAAATATTTCAATCTTTATTACCTCTTAGTTTACTTCTGTAAaagtgagaccattgtaccagtcgcACTGAGACTTTTCAAATGATACCAGACGTGACCACTACTTCACTTGCATGTATTCATTTTGAGAATACCAAGTAGAAGGAAGATCGGCGGAGggatttaaaaagaaacaaatggaCGGAAGGGAAGAAAGATGCCCGTGTATGTTTTTATTGTCTGTTTCACAGGAGATCAAACTACCTGAAGTTCTCTCATCCTTACAAAACAAACAGGTGTTTGTTCCTCAGGTCATTTTGACATGATTTGCTTAACAAGTTTGACTCTGTAAGCCAGTTCTTGCACACACAAtgtgaagaaaaacattgtaTACATGTAACTACTTTATTGCTGCTACACCATACAATAATATTCTAGAGAAGTTTTCACAAATTGACTTGGTTCACAGAAGGCCTCTAATATTATTGAGACCATAGTTTGAGTAGTAaccttttgaaaataaaattttcctCTTGTCAAAGTGAGGTCCATATAAGAATTATTTAATGAATCTGGTGTGGAAAAATGTTTCCCTGCAAAAAGCCCAGATCTTAACCCTAAAGACTTTGGGGATGAATTAGCACAGTGTGCCAAGCCTCTTCATGCATTCATTAATCACACTTTTTGCTGCTTTGCTTCTACTTCACTACTTTAAAGTTCTTTCCAAATCAAATACAAGGTCATCTGTGAGTTCAGGTATAATACTGTATGATTTTTAGAGAGCATATTCTATAGTAATGTGCAAATGAGATCATGTGAATTCATACAAATTCACCCAAAACGGCTACAAATTGTAATGTGTTGGTCTTTCATGGGGTTTTATTTCCAGGCTGCAGCATCTCTGACAATCAGAAAGTGTCGTGTGGCTCCTCGGGTATAACACAAGATGAGTGTCTGGCCACAGGATGCTGTTTTGATGACAGGTCCTCAATCTGCTACTATCCCATGGATGGTATGTTATGTGCTTCACCGCTGAAACTGTGTATGTTCAAGAAACTTAAGTCCATCAAGGCCAGTCAGGTCACTGTGTTATTTACCATAAGCACCTTAAATCCTGCTGTTTTTAGGTCTGTCCATTTAAATACGTTCTTATGGGTAAAGTACTTGTGCAATTTTGGGGGATTTGTACTTTTATTAATGTGTAGTAcctctatttttaatttaaccttgttaaatttattttgaaaagttcttacattaaatatggtaaacagaagctcaGACGTATGcttttgaagtgtgtgtgtaccAATGTGATTTCACATCAACTTTTCAGCTTTTGTTAAAACTGTCATCAGATAAATGTCTGGCTTCGAAAGTTTGCCATCAAATGAGAAAGTATATTGAGGTACCAATGGTCCTTCTCTCCGTTTCTCCATGTTTTCCCGGTTTCAATATAGCCATAATATATTGACTGAATGCACAAAGTTGAGTGCAATAAAATCAGtgatgaaaatttgaaatgcttGAACCATGTTTCAATGGGAATGAtcaattgtttaaatgtttagtctaccaaaagtgtttaaatgaattgtattgtgacttttttttttaagagcgtCTCTTAAAAGTGAAAATGATAATGCAAATCGACAGTGAACCAAGCCTCTTCACACATTCATtaatccctcttttttttttttttttttgctgctttcaGTTATTTAACCTTCTTTCCAAATCAGATACAAGGTCATCAGTGTTGGTCTATGCCAAAAAAAATTACACGTTACCTTTACATGGATGTGATGTTTTACTgcattgcttatttttatttttttcaatctgTTTAACAACATCTTGTTttcaaatttagtttaatttggcTCAACCTTCTTGtcttcccagaatgcactgctgaCAAGAACTTTGTCTTCGCTGTTTATAATGATTTCACAAACCTTCCTGTGAACCCCATGAACTTGATGCTTGGTGGAAAGACTGGTTGCAAGCCTGTTATCTCCAACAAAGACTTCGCCATCTTCAAGTTTTCTGTCTCTGAGTGTGGAACACGTTCTTTTGTATGCATTTTGCAGTAGAGAAGTTAGTTTGTACTGTACACTGATTGTCAGTTCACTGAAACGAGGACGTTTTCTGTAATTCTGCAGGTCATTGGTGAGACGGTAATTTACCTAGCCGAGGTACAGACCATGATTAAAGTTCGCAACCTGAAGTACGGCGTGATCTCCAGGGATAATCCAATCAGGTTTTTAATAACCTTCTTTGAAAAGGGTCTAGCCTGTCCTTTTGCTGTCTTCAATGCATGGTCCTGGTCCGGCACTTTTATCACTGCATATTGTTCCAAGTCTTTGTAATCTCGTAGGCTGACATTGTATGCCTATATGCTGCTTATTTGTCCATCCTGTCTTTTATTGGGTCTTAGACTGATGGTTGAGTGCCGCTACCCGAGGGTGTCCGCTGCTCCCATGTTTGCAGGACCTGTGCTTGCGAGTGCAGGATACATGGTTATGAGTCCCAGTCTTCCTCCATTCCTGGTGTCCGAAGGACGGTTTGGAGTTCAGCTTTTAATTTCTCTGGGTGAAGTTCAGTAGCCATGTTAAACTGGAACATGCCATACTGTCATAGCCTTGACTATTTGAGATGCTTAATcccccattttttttctttcttgcagaCGAGACTTTCACCAAGTTTTATCCACAGTGTCATCAGCCCCTACATGTTCTTTTGGGGAAGTCTGTATATCTGGAGTTGCGTCTGAGGTCTCGAAAACCTGCAGCTACTCTCATAGTTCACTACTGTGTGGCCTATCCACGCTCCGCCAAGAGTGCCCTGATTCTGCTGTTTGATGGGTAAGAGACCATGGCATTAGGGGTATTTGATTTTGTATGCATCTTTATATTTTAAGTTCATCAACATTTGTTTCTATAATTACTGTACCTGTTGCACTCCAAAACCTTTAGTTTCTGTTCAGTTTATTCCATAAAGAAGTTGATAGGCACATTTCAAAACAAGTTTTGCTCCTCTCAGATGTCTTATTCAGCATTGATTCGTGTTTAACCCTTATTCTGCAGATGCCCTAATCCTCTTGACTCTGGCACCACCTCCATCCTTTATATGAAACATCTTCCGCAGAATCGGCATCAGCGTCGCTTTGAGATTAAAGCCTTTCAGTTCATGGATTTGTCCACCAGAAAATACCTGAATGAGGAGGTGACTACCCAAACACATGATCAGAAGCATGATTTGGAAAGAAAAGCCAGTGGTTCACGTGTTTCTCCTTGCAAACAGATTTACTTCCTGTGCTCTACTGAAGTCTGCTTGCCCTCTGGGTCGCCTTGCACAGAGACCTGCTTTGATGGAAAGGTGTGTGTTCAGAATTTGATTTGTATAGATTAATTGGCTAAAATTTTCATGATCCATTACAGTGACttatttttaatgtctgtttTAGTTTCcctgaatgaggtgcaggtgaacCACTGGTAATGGGAGTGTgtgaatcatcatcatcatgttggTGTTGTCTAATGTTGAATAAAATTTTAGCTCCATCTTTGTAGAGCGTATATTTTGGCAAGCACTTAAGACCAGTCAAAATAACTTTGTAACATTTATTCAAAGTCTTAGCACAACATGCATAAATTCATAATTTGACATTGAACAAGTCAAAACAAACAGAGCTCAAAACAGTATAGTAAGTGCTAGCAATAAGTCCCATGAAATGTACCCATTGCTGAAATGTATAGCtttaatgcaatgcaagtcagatgcattaatgtaaaaaaaacaaacaaaaaaaaaacatggccatCAACTGAAATGTTtgatctaattaaaaaaatttttttttttggttttcaaggACTAAAATCAGCGACCTCACTTAACAAACAATATTATCTTTCAAACTCTAgcctaataaactaataaaacaaaatgctacAGATAAAGTGTGGCACAAAAGCGTGCAATGGCTGTGGCTACTTTAAGGTTTGAAAGGATATTGTACAAATTATTGCCTATCACGAATATATGATTGACCTAAAGAATGAAGTTgtagcagagacgccacgcagccagtgtgtcaccggccttaagttaccctcctgccatccgcctgtagtgatcccgctttccagaaagccacattgctacattatttctctcaactgtgttatttttacaaagtaggacaaaatggtcacagaaaaaaacaaatattgtttaattaaattatatagactgactgtctcaacactaaacatcccccccccccccccaaaaaaaatgcattgaacttatgtggcatttgatccagctttcttcccctggcacatacacacttttggatgaaattttcctggacagtcagtcggctcttgtgtgtatgccctccataactaaaaaaaacttcgactagtgtgtattttaccctgcattaaaacgcaccatccagtgaaattagcattagattatacgttgctgttacagaaagtgataaaatggtaactgttgtcagtccccgcttcctctgcaccaatagagagagtttttagtctgggtggattgatcatgagaccacatggtgcttggttgggtagcaggatggtctcctcacttatatttttgaaaagtaattatgcccatctgtaatctttacaacatctaaagtgcacataatccaagacattgtaaggatattagcagtcattagttaagcttcaaggttaaaagttatgtaaaagctgttacagttgaacatttacaggtatagtggtacagtaatgttacttgtactagaagtgttatgtagaattacaatatagagtcgtacagtaatattatgtgtcctagaaaggttatatggatgtgtatagtggtacaacggtGTTACATAGGTGTAAAATAGGGCTACATAATGTAATATGCCTATACAAAATGTGAACATAACCAATTTaagtatattatgtatttaacaaATACCTACAGAGGGTGTCAACGGCCTGGCCATGCTTCACTTTACCACATGATTCAGGGACTTTTAAATCCATgtaattttaaagggatactacaccccaaaatgaaaatgtcattaatcacttaaatgttaagtgattaatgaaaatgttgtcattccaaaaccataaaagctttgtttgtctcgacacaatttaagatattttggatgaaaactgggaggcttgtgactgtcccatagactgatacgtaaattacactgtcaaggtccagaaaagtatgaaagacatcatcagaatagtccatctgccatcagtggttcaatatACATTTTATCAAGCGAcatgaatactttttgtatgcaaagaagaCAAAAAAGACTTCAGTGTCTCACTGTTTTAgcatagcgccattttggagaacaaCCACTGAACGCAAATGGCATATGACATTCTGTGTCAGACACGACACAAGGATATATTTTCTGTGTATTTATGCTTTTAGTTTGAACAAAAACAGCGCTTTCATGCAGCGCGGCTgtcacagaagagcatacgcttgatttcagctcatattctccaaaatgtgATGCAGAGAGACACTGAGGAGACATAAttgtggttaagttgtatttaaaacactgttccagaacagttcaacccaaatattcagatgtttgcagtgcattttatggaggattgtTTCCTGATTctgggagagtagactacaatgctggctgttctgactcacagtctgtaagtacgtttacgtatgtaaaggatttgccactgacgaTTCAAAAGTGAGTTTTGACCAGTGGCTCTCAATTCCACTCCTCgcgcccccctgctctgcacattttgtatgtttctctatatatatttacagaggtatacgacgtcacacttgtccatgtgaaGACGTTGCACAAGGCAAATGGTGTAAAGTAGCGCtcgtcatttctccgatcacaaatgcagacatggttttatatttaCGTGGCGCGATGCAATGTGGAAAAAGTGTTTttcggtggagtatccctttaatttttGGCCACATACTCATAGCAAGAGTTTGAACTTATTTTTAGATCGATATGTATGACAAATAGCATATTTAGGAATATGTTGATGTACTCTCCTGTTTTGACATAGATTTATAAACtatttacatagaaaaatttAGTGAGATAACATGCAGTGTTTTCCCAGATAAATGTTAAGTTTGTGTCCTGAACAGCTGAGATGGAGATGTGCTCCATGCTTGTAAATGATAACAGTGCAACATAAAATGTGTCAGACTTTATATGCGTTCACAAATGAACAGCACATGCTATAAAAGACGGCCCTGTATTTATATCAGATGCGCTGCACTGTTCATTTTTACATGAAGATTGTTTTATCGAAAATACATAACAATAATTTCATATATACTGCCATTTATAAAttcaagtttttttcaagtaCCTGCTCATAAATATGGCTGTTTTCAGTGGTTTTCCTGGTCTTAAACTGAGACCAGGGTTCGTACAAGGTGCTTGAAGTActtgaattttactttttttaaatttaagttacCTATAACTGACTCTGTCCAGATTTTACTCACTTCAATAATTCAGGAAAGCACATGGTAGATGTGATGAAAGTAATAAAAATCAGAAAGGCCATCTCCATCTTCAGTCGCTACCTTTCCTGTTTCCTGTGGCACGAAAAGACACTgtaattaatattgcagtaaaacATGACCATAAGATTAATTTCTTTAGCATAATTCTGGAATACATACGCTATTTTACAGTTAGACGTTGGCTTCCATTCCACTGTTTCCTTTTATAGGGCaaacaaatgagaaaaatataatattttagtaaacTTCACATATAATAGTGCTATTTACTTATAATTGGGGATGCACCAATGTATCGGTCAATAATCAGTATCGGCTGATAAAAGCAATTTGTAAGCCCCGCCCCCCTTAGTATCTGTTTAGACAAACAGAGTTGCTCATTGTCTTACAATGACAGCTGTCAGTGAAAACCTTCTTCCGAGTTGTTTCTGATCCATTTGGGACACAGATGGACCTTCAAGCGGGATTTAAATATGCCATGGAGGAAtatataaaagatattaaaatatgt comes from Carassius auratus strain Wakin chromosome 3, ASM336829v1, whole genome shotgun sequence and encodes:
- the LOC113051071 gene encoding zona pellucida sperm-binding protein 1 isoform X1 — its product is MAWQGVKTVILVLCCINLALSLGSEPVSTLDPFASIDDEYSGVEADYSEVATQGSVQVMKSKLAVYCNNDTMKMILLDGSSSQVHILGVSVIESVYGAPVSCGYSLTQGRGHNILVVDYAGCPVISEDGHYTLRIHYQGEDGQLDVATVSCDAKQSLTPSLKHRSVQSEQIPVCARVPPTQPYESSPPLSPSYPLLLNSKPRGCSISDNQRVSCGSSGITQDECLATGCCFDERSSVCYYPMDGCSISDNQKVSCGSSGITQDECLATGCCFDDRSSICYYPMDECTADKNFVFAVYNDFTNLPVNPMNLMLGGKTGCKPVISNKDFAIFKFSVSECGTRSFVIGETVIYLAEVQTMIKVRNLKYGVISRDNPIRLMVECRYPRVSAAPMFAGPVLASAGYMVMSPSLPPFLVSEGRFGVQLLISLDETFTKFYPQCHQPLHVLLGKSVYLELRLRSRKPAATLIVHYCVAYPRSAKSALILLFDGCPNPLDSGTTSILYMKHLPQNRHQRRFEIKAFQFMDLSTRKYLNEEIYFLCSTEVCLPSGSPCTETCFDGKFP
- the LOC113051071 gene encoding zona pellucida sperm-binding protein 4 isoform X3 — translated: MAWQGVKTVILVLCCINLALSLGSEPVSTLDPFASIDDEYSGVEADYSEVATQGSVQVMKSKLAVYCNNDTMKMILLDGSSSQVHILGVSVIESVYGAPVSCGYSLTQGRGHNILVVDYAGCPVISEDGHYTLRIHYQGEDGQLDVATVSCDAKQSLTPSLKHRSVQSEQIPVCARVPPTQPYESSPPLSPSYPLLLNSKPRGCSISDNQKVSCGSSGITQDECLATGCCFDDRSSICYYPMDECTADKNFVFAVYNDFTNLPVNPMNLMLGGKTGCKPVISNKDFAIFKFSVSECGTRSFVIGETVIYLAEVQTMIKVRNLKYGVISRDNPIRLMVECRYPRVSAAPMFAGPVLASAGYMVMSPSLPPFLVSEGRFGVQLLISLDETFTKFYPQCHQPLHVLLGKSVYLELRLRSRKPAATLIVHYCVAYPRSAKSALILLFDGCPNPLDSGTTSILYMKHLPQNRHQRRFEIKAFQFMDLSTRKYLNEEIYFLCSTEVCLPSGSPCTETCFDGKFP
- the LOC113051071 gene encoding zona pellucida sperm-binding protein 4 isoform X2, giving the protein MAWQGVKTVILVLCCINLALSLGSEPVSTLDPFASIDDEYSGVEADYSEVATQGSVQVMKSKLAVYCNNDTMKMILLDGSSSQVHILGVSVIESVYGAPVSCGYSLTQGRGHNILVVDYAGCPVISEDGHYTLRIHYQGEDGQLDVATVSCDAKQSLTPSLKHRSVQSEQIPVCARVPPTQPYESSPPLSPSYPLLLNSKPRGCSISDNQRVSCGSSGITQDECLATGCCFDERSSVCYYPMDECTADKNFVFAVYNDFTNLPVNPMNLMLGGKTGCKPVISNKDFAIFKFSVSECGTRSFVIGETVIYLAEVQTMIKVRNLKYGVISRDNPIRLMVECRYPRVSAAPMFAGPVLASAGYMVMSPSLPPFLVSEGRFGVQLLISLDETFTKFYPQCHQPLHVLLGKSVYLELRLRSRKPAATLIVHYCVAYPRSAKSALILLFDGCPNPLDSGTTSILYMKHLPQNRHQRRFEIKAFQFMDLSTRKYLNEEIYFLCSTEVCLPSGSPCTETCFDGKFP